In Phyllopteryx taeniolatus isolate TA_2022b chromosome 13, UOR_Ptae_1.2, whole genome shotgun sequence, the following are encoded in one genomic region:
- the LOC133488165 gene encoding ubiquitin-conjugating enzyme E2 D3-like isoform X2, producing the protein MALKRINKELHDLARDPPAQCSAGPVGDDMFHWQATIMGPSDSPYQGGVFFLTIHFPTDYPFKPPKVAFTTRIYHPNINSNGSICLDILRSQWSPALTISKVLLSICSLLCDPNPDDPLVPEIARIYKTDNSKYTKMAKEWTQKYAM; encoded by the exons GAGCTTCACGACCTGGCTCGCGACCCACCAGCGCAGTGCTCCGCCGGCCCCGTTGGTGATGACA TGTTTCACTGGCAAGCCACAATCATGGGCCCT agTGACAGTCCATATCAGGGAGGTGTTTTCTTCTTGACTATTCATTTTCCAACAGACTATCCCTTCAAACCACCCAAG GTTGCGTTCACGACGAGAATCTACCACCCAAATATTAACAGTAACGGCAGTATCTGTCTGGACATTCTCAGATCACAGTGGTCTCCAGCACTTACCATTTCTAAAG TTCTTCTCTCCATTTGCTCGCTGCTATGCGACCCCAACCCCGACGACCCGCTAGTGCCAGAGATTGCACGAATCTACAAAACAGATAACTCCAA GTACACCAAAATGGCGAAAGAATGgacacaaaaatatgcaatgtga
- the LOC133488165 gene encoding ubiquitin-conjugating enzyme E2 D3-like isoform X1, translating to MALKRINKELHDLARDPPAQCSAGPVGDDMFHWQATIMGPSDSPYQGGVFFLTIHFPTDYPFKPPKVAFTTRIYHPNINSNGSICLDILRSQWSPALTISKVLLSICSLLCDPNPDDPLVPEIARIYKTDNSKYNKLAQEWTAKYAML from the exons GAGCTTCACGACCTGGCTCGCGACCCACCAGCGCAGTGCTCCGCCGGCCCCGTTGGTGATGACA TGTTTCACTGGCAAGCCACAATCATGGGCCCT agTGACAGTCCATATCAGGGAGGTGTTTTCTTCTTGACTATTCATTTTCCAACAGACTATCCCTTCAAACCACCCAAG GTTGCGTTCACGACGAGAATCTACCACCCAAATATTAACAGTAACGGCAGTATCTGTCTGGACATTCTCAGATCACAGTGGTCTCCAGCACTTACCATTTCTAAAG TTCTTCTCTCCATTTGCTCGCTGCTATGCGACCCCAACCCCGACGACCCGCTAGTGCCAGAGATTGCACGAATCTACAAAACAGATAACTCCAA GTACAATAAGCTAGCTCAGGAGTGGACAGCCAAGTATGCTATGCTTTAA
- the manba gene encoding beta-mannosidase, translated as MIPRVFISVLLSFGVLEVWRHGGVFALVQSLDGEWNLWNSNKSLSLPARVPGCVHTALEQRGFIQDPYFRFNDLLYEWISLDNWTYATTFAVSKQLRSKREVLLVLDGVDTVASVWLNGVSVGRTDNMFRRYVFPVRELLKAEGNALTVRFLSAVVYAAQRRNAHAAYPVPPECPPDVQKGQCHVNFIRKAQSSFSWDWGPSFPGAGLWKGVRLEAFDLLRLVHFAALPLYDAGGSSWSLQADVLVDALQPAFAHITLDVPELLSRATFPTNFLQGAAKYTFALNINASSDVKLWWPNGLGGQTSYRLLVTARSRDGKSLLDVKSKVYFRSVELVQEPVGGSAGLSFYFRINRKPVFLKGSNWIPAHSFQDRVTPHVLRDLLQSAVDANMNVLRVWGGGIYEQDAFYDMCDEMGLMVWQDFMFACATYPTEDDFVRSVREEVSQQVWRLKSHPSIILWSANNENEAALATDWFHIPSWRRPVYLKDYVKLYVDNIMALVKQEDPGRPFLVSSPTNGAESEREGYVAGDPYDPRYGDTHFYSYVDDCWDWRAFPRARFASEYGFQSWPSLSTLWPVSVAADRRSSSRFASHRQRHPDGNQQMLKQAAVHFRLPDASDPLARFAHTIYLTQVMQAQCVKAQTEFYRRSRSELVGGLGNTMGALYWQLNDIWQAPSWSSIEFGGKWKMLHYLAADFFADVLPVAFEDDDDTLLIYAVSDLSQDLKLRVVVSVHAWSELDPVCTLTSEPAAVPGGSAVPLFKRRIAALLAGCGRCDRLACLLAFRLEDGDGARRGPANHHFLCSPKDAVGLRPANITAKVREDERGLAVDLQTSAVAPFVWLDAGALPGRFGANGFLMLSRERTVAFHAGRNTSAAELSRALSVTSLSDLYAP; from the exons ATGATTCCACGCGTCTTTATCTCCGTGCTTTTATCGTTTGGAGTTTTGGAAGTTTGGAGGCACGGTGGTGTTTTTGCCCTCGTCCAAAGTCTGGACGGTGAATGGAACTTGTGGAACTCCAACAAGTCATTGTCTCTCCCCGCTCGGGTGCCAGGCTGCGTCCACACGGCGCTGGAGCAGCGAGGCTTCATACAG GATCCTTACTTCCGCTTCAATGACCTCCTCTACGAGTGGATCTCTTTGGACAACTGGACCTACGCCACCACGTTTGCTGTGTCGAAACAGCTCAG GTCCAAGCGGGAAGTGCTTCTGGTGTTGGACGGCGTGGACACGGTGGCGTCCGTTTGGCTCAACGGCGTGTCTGTGGGCCGGACGGACAACATGTTCCGCCGATAC GTCTTCCCCGTCCGAGAGCTGCTAAAGGCCGAGGGGAACGCGCTGACGGTCCGCTTCCTGTCTGCCGTCGTGTACGCCGCCCAGAGGAGGAACGCTCACGCCGCCTACCCAGTTCCTCCTGAGTGTCCGCCCGACGTCCAGAAGGGACAATGTCACGTCAATTTCATCAGGAAA GCCCAGAGCTCGTTCAGTTGGGACTGGGGTCCGTCCTTCCCCGGCGCCGGGCTGTGGAAAGGCGTCCGGCTGGAGGCCTTTGACCTGCTGCGCCTCGTCCACTTTGCCGCTCTTCCTCTCTACG ACGCCGGCGGCTCGTCGTGGTCGCTGCAGGCGGATGTCCTGGTGGACGCGCTGCAGCCCGCGTTCGCCCACATTACGCTGGACGTGCCGGAGCTGCTCTCCCGCGCCACCTTCCCGACAAACTTCCTCCAGGGCGCTGCCAAATACACCTTTGCCCTAAACATCAACgcg AGCAGCGACGTGAAGCTGTGGTGGCCCAACGGTCTCGGCGGACAAACGTCCTACCGCCTCCTCGTCACGGCGCGCTCGCGGGACGGAAAGTCGCTGCTCGACGTGAAGTCGAAG GTGTATTTCCGCAGCGTGGAGCTGGTCCAGGAACCCGTCGGCGGGTCGGCGGGTCTGAGTTTTTACTTCCGCATCAACAGGAAGCCGGTTTTCCTCAAAGGCTCAAACTGGATCCCGGCGCACTCCTTCCAGGACCGAGTCACGCCTCACGT CCTGAGGGACTTGCTGCAGTCGGCGGTGGACGCCAACATGAACGTCCTCCGCGTTTGGGGCGGCGGCATCTACGAGCAAGACGCCTTCTACGACATGTGCGATGAAATGGGACTCATG GTGTGGCAGGATTTCATGTTTGCTTGCGCCACGTATCCCACGGAGGACGACTTCGTACGCAGCGTGAGGGAAGAGGTTTCTCAGCAG gtTTGGCGTCTGAAGTCTCACCCGTCCATCATCTTGTGGAGCGCAAACAACGAAAACGAAGCGGCGCTGGCCACCGACTGGTTCCACATCCCCAGCTGGCGGCGGCCCGTCTACCTTAAAGATTACGTCAAGCTCTACGTGGACAACATCATGGCCCTCGTTAAGCAG GAGGATCCCGGTCGGCCGTTCCTCGTCTCCAGTCCGACGAACGGCGCCGAGTCGGAGCGGGAGGGCTACGTGGCCGGCGACCCGTACGACCCGCGCTACGGCGACACGCACTTCTACAGCTATGTGGACGACTGCTGGGACTGGCGCGCCTTCCCCCGCGCCCGCTTCGCCTCCGAGTACGGCTTCCAGTCGTGGCCGTCGCTCTCCACGCTGTGGCCG GTGTCCGTGGCGGCCGACCGGCGCTCGAGCAGCCGCTTCGCTTCCCACCGTCAGCGCCACCCGGACGGAAACCAGCAGATGCTGAAGCAGGCCGCCGTTCACTTCCGCCTGCCCGACGCCAGCGACCCCCTCGCCAGGTTCGCGCACACCATCTACCTCACGCAG gtgaTGCAGGCGCAGTGCGTGAAGGCTCAGACGGAATTTTACCGGCGTAGCCGCAGCGAGCTGGTGGGCGGCCTGGGCAACACCATGGGCGCCCTCTACTGGCAACTCAACGACATTTGGCAGGCGCCCTCCTGGTCGTCCATCG AGTTCGGCGGCAAGTGGAAGATGTTGCATTATTTGGCCGCCGACTTCTTCGCCGACGTCCTGCCCGTCGCCttcgaggacgacgacgacacgCTGCTCATCTACGCCGTGTCCGACCTGAGCCAAGACCTAAAACTCCGAGTCGTG GTGTCGGTACACGCATGGAGCGAGCTGGACCCGGTTTGCACGCTGACGTCCGAGCCCGCGGCCGTCCCGGGAGGAAGCGCCGTGCCCCTTTTCAAACGCCGCATCGCCGCCCTGTTGGCGGGATGCGGACGCTGCGACCGCCTCGCCTGCCTGCTGGCCTTCCGCCTGGAGGACGGCGACGGCGCTCGGCGCGGTCCCGCCAACCACCACTTCCTGTGCTCGCCCAAAGACGCCGTGGGGCTGCGGCCGGCAAACATCACA GCCAAAGTGCGCGAGGACGAGAGGGGATTGGCGGTGGATCTCCAGACGTCGGCCGTGGCGCCTTTCGTGTGGCTGGACGCGGGCGCCCTCCCCGGACGCTTCGGCGCCAACGGCTTCCTGATGCTCTCCCGGGAGCGGACGGTGGCGTTCCACGCCGGGAGGAACACGAGCGCGGCCGAACTCTCCCGAGCGCTCAGCGTCACGTCGCTGAGCGACCTTTACGCGCCTTAA